GGAATTTGATCCGGACCTGCTTGGGCAAATTCCCGATCGAACCGCTCAATTTTTAAATCAATTGGAATCTTGGCAATCTCCTGTTCCAATGTATTGTCTTCCCCACAAGAAATTAAAAGAATAAACAACAATGACGGAAAGTATTTTTGTACCCACTTCATTATTAGCGTCCCAGCGTTTAAATTTACAAGCTGCAAAGGTAATTTTTAGATTCATAAATAAAACATAATGCAAACAGAAAAGGTAATTGAACATATTGTCAATTGGTTGAGGGATTATGCCATTAATGCCAATATTAAAGGTTTTGTCATTGGAGTTTCCGGAGGTATTGATTCGGCCGTAACCTCTACCTTATGTGCTAGGACCGGATTGGAGCTCCTATGCGTGGAAATGCCCATACACCAAGGGGAAAGTCAAGTGACACGTGCCGATGGACATATCAACTGGCTAATGGACAATTATGCCAATGTTAAGCGTCAACCCGTAAACCTTACTCCCGTTTTTGACAGTTTAGTAGCTGCTTTACCAAAAGTAGCGGACGAAGAAAAACGTTTTATGTCCTTGGCGAATACCCGGGCCAGGTTACGCATGACAACCTTGTATTACTTTGCTGCCCTCAATGGTTACCTGGTCGCCGGAACTGGAAACAAGGTAGAGGACTTTGGTATTGGTTTTTACACCAAATATGGGGATGGGGGTGTGGATTTAAGCCCTATTGCGGACCTTGTTAAGACCGAGGTGTATGAACTGGGGTCAGTTTTGGGGGTAAACCAGGATATTATGGAGACACCTCCCACGGATGGTCTTTGGGGAGACCATAGAACGGACGAGGACCAAATTGGGGCCAGCTACCCTGAATTGGAATGGGCCATGCAAGTGGATAAGGAAGGAAAAAGCATTGATGACTTTTCTGACAGGAAAAAAGAAGTGTTTGCCATCTACAAAAAATTCAATTCGGCAAATAAGCATAAGATGATTCCTATACCCATTTGTGAAATCCCTGATTCGCTAAAATCTGCATCTTAACCGTATTTATCGCAATTAAAACGAATAAAACCCCAAAAATTCTGTGGTTTTAATCAAATTTTGGGAGTTTTGTATTGCTATTTTGTTAACTTGCCCGTCATTCTTTGTAGGCTTTTAAGTACTAAAAAGAGTAACAACCAAATAAAGTTAAAGTAAAAACTACCCACATGATCAACGTTTTAATAGCTGATAGCCATCCGATTGTCCGTTTAGGGATAAAGCAGGTCTTGGCTTCTGCTTCAGGTTTCGAAGTCGTAGCGGATGTTTCATCCACTACCGAACTTTTTGCGGCCTTGGAAAAAGTTACCCCCGATGTCGTAATGCTGGAAATGGATATTCCAGAAATTAATGGGATTGCTACCCTAAGAAAAATCAAGCAAGAATTTCCTACCACAAAAGTATTAATGTACAGTGGCCAATCCGAAGATGTCTATGCCCTCAGTACCATAAGGGCCGGTGCCTTTGGTTATCTTTCCAAAACCGCTGATGTAGATTACATTATTGCTGCCCTTAAAAAGGTAGCGGAAGGAAATATGTTCATTACCAATGAACTGGCACAACGTTTGGCCTTTGATGAAGGTACACAAAAACCGAGAAGATTCTTTAGAAAGCTTTCTACCAGAGAGGTAGAAGTACTGAAACTTCTGGCCAGCGGAAAACGCAATAAAGAGGTTGCTGAAGGGCTAAACCTCAATGAAAAAACTGTTAGTACGTACAAAGCACGTTTAATGCGCAAGTTGAACGTGGATAACCTAGTGGATTTGTTGCAACAAGCCAAAGCCTTGGAGCTTTATTAAGAAGAATCCATTAGTGTTTCAATTAAAAACCCCAGAAATTCTGGGGTTTTTAATTTTTAGGAGAGTACCCTATTGAGCTTTTCGTTGAGAAGCTTGTTCAATTGAAGGTAATTCATAATCTCTTCCAATACCTCGGCATTGTGTTCCATAGAGTCCTGGGTATTCTTTTGCAACAGGGATATTCTGGTTTTGATCAAGTTGCACCGCAAGGTCAATATGGTCTCACTCACCAACTGCGCTATACCATAATCCTTTGGTTTTGGGTAAATATCCTTACTTTCCCAATTGTGCAGTACATATTTCTCTTCTTCCATTAAAATTGAAGAGACTTCATTGCCTATTTCCTGATCCAAACTGGAAATAAAGGTACTTATGGAAAAATCCTTTTCCTCATTCAGTTTTTGTACCAAACCATAATACACCTCCCTAAATCGTTCATTGGAAAGTTCGATTTCATCTTCCTGCAAATCCAGATACACCTTCTCATAGACTTTGGCTTCTATCGTTTCGGGTTCCAACACCAAATCCCCTTCTTCGTTTTCCTTCAATACCAGGTCTTCAAACTCCTGTTTCTGGTTTCCATAAAGCAGTAGAATCTCAATGATTTTTCGTTCCAGTTCATTTTGAACATCCACTTTTTCAACAGACCGTTCGTTTTTAACGACTTCAAAGGATTTCTGTTCCTGCCTAAGTCTTTTGCCGGCATCGGCAGTCCCTTTCTTGTTGATCTGTGCCAGGGTGTTATACAGCACTTCTTCGGAAACCTGCATGATTTTGGCGCACTCCTGTATGTAAATCTCCTGCTTTATCCGGTCCGGAATCTTTGAAATACTGTTGACAATATCCCTTACCGTATCGGCACGTTTAATGGGATCGTTAGCGGCCTCCTCGGCCAACAGTGATGTTTTAAATTGAATAAAATCCTTGGAATTTGCTTCCAGGTACAATACCACATCTTCATACGCATGATGTCTTGCGAAGCTATCCGGATCCTCTCCCTCCGGAAAGGAACAGACCTTTACGTTCATGCCCTGTTCCAAGATGAGGTCTATCCCACGAAGGGAAGCCCGGAGTCCAGCAGCGTCCCCATCAAAAAGAACCGTAATGTTCTTTGTAAGCCTATTGATCAATCGTATTTGTTCCGGAGTAAGTGCCGTTCCGCTGGAAGCCACTACATTTTCTATACCGCATTGGTACATTTGGATAACATCGGTATACCCTTCAACCAAATAACAATTGTCTTCTTTGGCTATGGCCTGTTTTGCAAAATAAATGCCATAAAGCACTTTACTTTTATGGTAAATCTCACTCTCCGGGGAATTCAGGTATTTCGCCGCTTTTTTATCATTGCCCAAAATCCTCCCCCCAAATCCCAATACACGTCCGCTCATGGAGTGGATGGGAAAGAGTACCCTTCCTTTAAAACGATCGAAGGTTTTTGCTGTTTTCCCTGCTTGTTCCTTCACAATGGTCAAACCGGTCTTCTCCAAAAACTCCAATTGATATCCTTTGTCCAATGCGTTTTTGGTAAAGGCTTCCCATTGGTCCAAACTATAGCCCAGTCCAAACTTTTTTATGGTCCCCTCCAAAAAGCCCCGCTCTTTAAAATAACTTAGACCAATGGCCTTGCCTTGTTCGGTTTCCCACAATGTCCTTACAAAATAATCCTGGGCATACTCTGAGACCAAGTACATACTCTCCCGTTCGTTGGCCTGTTCCTTTTGTTCATCCGTTTGTTGGGTTTCCTCAACTTCTATATTGTATTTTTTGGCCAAGTACCTGATGGCTTCCGGGTAGCTAAAATGTTCGTGCTCCATTAAGAAAGCGACCACATTTCCTCCCTTACCACTACTAAAATCCTTCCAAATCTGTTTCACAGGGGAAACCATAAAACTTGGGGTTCGCTCATCCGAGAAAGGGCTTAATCCCTTAAAATTGGAGCCCGATTTTTTCAACTGCACAAAATCACCTATGACCTCCTCTACCCGTGCCGTTTCATATACTTGATCTATGGTGGTCTTTGAAATCACTGGACTATCTTATCAACTTGAAGGTCTTAAAACCTAAATTTGTGGTTAAACCTTCAAATTTATCATAAAAATGATTCTTTTCTTTGGTACGCGACCGGGAAAAAAGATGGAACGGCAACTTCCCGGTGTTTCCTGTCCCCATTGTAGCCAAGTGGGTACATTGACACTGGTTTCACGTCCCAACTATTTCCACCTGTTCTGGTTGCCCCTGTTTACCATACAAACATCCCGCTATGCGGAATGCTCCCATTGCAAACGGGTGTACCATGAAGACGAATTTACAGCGGAAATGAAGCGATCGGCCTCCTGAAAAGTCCGGTTGGTTTCTCAATCCAGATCAAAACGCAGTCCCAGGGAAATGTTCCTTTGGTCCACCTCTGCATTTCTGAAAATAGGGTTCAAATCGTATTTTAGATAAAGTGAGGTGTTGCCAAAACCGGCGTATGCACTTAATCCATATATTAAATTGCTGGTATTGTAACCGCGTTTGAACTTCTCTTTGACTTCTTCCCCATCCCGGCTATACTTTAGTTTTTGCCTGGTTCCTATATTGAACCCTCCATATCCCCCAATGCCCATTCTGAACTGTCTCCTGAGCGAATACCGTATCTTTTCCTCAGTCTCATAAAGCCTGGAAGGGCCAAATTCAAAATGAATGGGAAAAACCAAATTATCCATGCGCAATTTGGATTTGTCCAGTTCCACATCGAACTCCTGGAGTTCCGTTTGGTCCCCGTTCTGTACAAAATATTGATTGCCATCTGGCTTTAGGCCATTAAATTG
The sequence above is a segment of the Muricauda sp. SCSIO 64092 genome. Coding sequences within it:
- the dnaG gene encoding DNA primase — encoded protein: MISKTTIDQVYETARVEEVIGDFVQLKKSGSNFKGLSPFSDERTPSFMVSPVKQIWKDFSSGKGGNVVAFLMEHEHFSYPEAIRYLAKKYNIEVEETQQTDEQKEQANERESMYLVSEYAQDYFVRTLWETEQGKAIGLSYFKERGFLEGTIKKFGLGYSLDQWEAFTKNALDKGYQLEFLEKTGLTIVKEQAGKTAKTFDRFKGRVLFPIHSMSGRVLGFGGRILGNDKKAAKYLNSPESEIYHKSKVLYGIYFAKQAIAKEDNCYLVEGYTDVIQMYQCGIENVVASSGTALTPEQIRLINRLTKNITVLFDGDAAGLRASLRGIDLILEQGMNVKVCSFPEGEDPDSFARHHAYEDVVLYLEANSKDFIQFKTSLLAEEAANDPIKRADTVRDIVNSISKIPDRIKQEIYIQECAKIMQVSEEVLYNTLAQINKKGTADAGKRLRQEQKSFEVVKNERSVEKVDVQNELERKIIEILLLYGNQKQEFEDLVLKENEEGDLVLEPETIEAKVYEKVYLDLQEDEIELSNERFREVYYGLVQKLNEEKDFSISTFISSLDQEIGNEVSSILMEEEKYVLHNWESKDIYPKPKDYGIAQLVSETILTLRCNLIKTRISLLQKNTQDSMEHNAEVLEEIMNYLQLNKLLNEKLNRVLS
- a CDS encoding zinc-ribbon domain-containing protein, encoding MILFFGTRPGKKMERQLPGVSCPHCSQVGTLTLVSRPNYFHLFWLPLFTIQTSRYAECSHCKRVYHEDEFTAEMKRSAS
- a CDS encoding response regulator transcription factor, with the protein product MINVLIADSHPIVRLGIKQVLASASGFEVVADVSSTTELFAALEKVTPDVVMLEMDIPEINGIATLRKIKQEFPTTKVLMYSGQSEDVYALSTIRAGAFGYLSKTADVDYIIAALKKVAEGNMFITNELAQRLAFDEGTQKPRRFFRKLSTREVEVLKLLASGKRNKEVAEGLNLNEKTVSTYKARLMRKLNVDNLVDLLQQAKALELY
- the nadE gene encoding NAD(+) synthase is translated as MQTEKVIEHIVNWLRDYAINANIKGFVIGVSGGIDSAVTSTLCARTGLELLCVEMPIHQGESQVTRADGHINWLMDNYANVKRQPVNLTPVFDSLVAALPKVADEEKRFMSLANTRARLRMTTLYYFAALNGYLVAGTGNKVEDFGIGFYTKYGDGGVDLSPIADLVKTEVYELGSVLGVNQDIMETPPTDGLWGDHRTDEDQIGASYPELEWAMQVDKEGKSIDDFSDRKKEVFAIYKKFNSANKHKMIPIPICEIPDSLKSAS